One segment of Solanum stenotomum isolate F172 chromosome 1, ASM1918654v1, whole genome shotgun sequence DNA contains the following:
- the LOC125860105 gene encoding uncharacterized protein LOC125860105 produces the protein MAKSAIDAQKSIEDIFSKIHPCFPVNTRIAIVGAGPSGISAAYALCNLGYNNVTVIEKHHSVGGMCESVDVEDPENGVLQLSELEKELFSQVQTIDYYTTVLKIKGLEHIPVGFYYFEEFMDDPATIGNPVAMQRFYSDTNIFLFWSYGNSANVEGSTVLQLAVDGVKRIGGEVEMVVLQRRFKYFPHVNSQDMKDGFYDKIENQLQGQKNTYYVGGLMAFELTERNSSYSIALISKHFAKTDPQPGFPYVKVLETENDLNTAD, from the exons ATGGCGAAAAGTGCAATTGATGCTCAAAAATCCATTGAAGATATATTTTCAAAGATACATCCATGTTTTCCAGTGAACACAAGAATAGCTATAGTAGGAGCAGGTCCAAGTGGAATATCAGCAGCTTATGCATTGTGTAATCTTGGCTACAACAATGTGACAGTAATCGAAAAACATCACTCAGTCGGTGGCATGTGTGAATCTGTTGATGTTGAAG ATCCTGAAAATGGAGTGCTgcaattgagtgaacttgaaaAGGAGTTGTTCAGTCAAGTACAGACCATCGATTATTACACGACAGTTCTGAAGATTAAAGGACTAGAACACATACCAGTtggattttattactttgaGGAATTTATGGATGATCCTGCAACAATAGGAAATCCAGTTGCCATGCAGAGATTCTATTCCGATACGAACATCTTCTTGTTCTGGTCTTATGGAAACTCAGCCAACGTTGAGGGTTCAACAGTTTTACAGCTTGCGGTTGATGGTGTCAAAAGGATTGGGGGTGAAGTTGAAATGGTAGTCCTGCAACGACGATTCAAGTATTTTCCTCATGTAAATAGCCAAG ATATGAAGGACGGTTTCTATGACAAGATAGAAAACCAGCTACAAGGTCAGAAAAACACTTATTATGTAGGTGGATTAATGGCATTTGAGCTTACTGAAAGAAATTCATCCTATTCCATTGCCTTAATTTCCAAGCACTTTGCAAAGACTGATCCACAACCGGGATTTCCTTACGTTAAGGTACTCGAAACagaaaatgacttaaatactgcAGATTAA
- the LOC125853871 gene encoding uncharacterized protein LOC125853871 yields MKQGDRVLLVYVPGLDFIDAFFGCLRSGVLPVPVLPSDPMQRGGQALLKIENIAKSCNAVAILSTAGYHAAVRAGSVKNLISLNRKNGTSSARWPNLPWIHTDSWVKNAKEMHSNSNDKFEPQPDNVCFLQFTSGSTGDAKGVMITHGGLIHNVKLMRKVYKSTSNTVLISWLPQYHDMGLIGGLFTALVSGGSAVLFSPMTFIRNPLMWLETMSKYKATHSAGPNFAFELVVRRLEANKEKQWKYDLSSLKFLMVAAEPVRHKTLKNFVELTRPFGLSQRVMAPGYGLAENCVFVSCAYGEGKPILVDWQRRVGCGYANQNEADVDIKIVDPESGKEHDESGREGEIWISSPSAGIGYWGREELTEKTFRNKLGSHSEKVYTRTGDLGRIIDGNLFITGRIKDLIIVAGRNIYPSDIEKTVESSSEILRPGCCAVIGVPEETLSSKGVPVPDHSDQVGLVVIAEVRDGKPVSKDVAEEIKARVAEEHGVTLASVKLIKPKTISKTTSGKIKRFECLKQFIDGTLDVVPDQISSKRKLLRSFTTGSCREGNTPRPHLNTTSLSPTPRLNKNEIVEFLKGLVSEQTGISISKITTTESLVSYGIDSIGVVRAAQKLSDFLGVQVGAIDIFTATCIEDLASFTEDLVIKSRPHDATNPSYLPDYSEDDSCNLVAEEVSPSHRFGIILLQLLALVYAIFMLVLPAYSSISVFKNLILTNPTLVTSFPWAGYAISLVFAPFAWLLCISTTCICIGTLGNLVLQPNYSLTPEASIWSLDFVKWWALYKAQEISSKVMAVHLRGTVFLKYWFQVFGARIGSSVVLDTIDISDPALVLIGDGAVIAEGALIQGHEVKNGILSFHPVRIGKNCSVGPYAVLQKGSILAEGTEVASLQKTASSKSNSRKKVRTLISNVTEPANETEHGLITATYHLMGIYIVGFISALSGAILYFLYILLAQKSPSLHHFSLICLSGAFHWFPFTIIAYLAIISSTSSSPIIFGISVATVYLAHGLILSILTIFVNNFLLQNTDDSLRIWLKHRINIACHLRFAKLLSGTEAFCMYLRLLGAKVGNHCSIRAINAVSDPKLMSLGEGVHLGDFSRIITGFYSSSGYTSGIVEVQDNSVVGSQSVVLPRSLIQENVILGALSVAPMNSVLQSGGIYVGSQSPVMIKSTRHAMDERIEEMDPKYKKIVGNLAANLAATTLKVKTRYFHRIGVSGKGMLRMYDNIKGFPDHKIFGSGKQYPVIVRHSNSLSADDDARLDARGAALRILSDHANFDDEKPLLDLTLKTGEAFYARTISDFATWLVCGLAAREEHVKRVPHVCDAVWTSLRDSNSYTEMHYYSNICRLFRFTDEQEMYVKFKLRPCDENIGKDSGKVEPIGILPPETGAIPRKDNDTRPLLFLVDDFKKRVSSQGGVRYIFQLQFRTVPKDEATQDIALDCTRPWDEAEFPYVDVGEIFIDQNLTKEQSEQLEFNPFLRCHEIDVVKATSASQSASIDHGRSLIYEICQHLRNGEPLPEAWKNFIEQSDVKVDLSGCPIASAALQVKQETSHHQEVALSRTWYQTSWSTFAQPILQTFLPYFLLAYSIHSPLTWLIFSTTNHPLYWFFPFFWISSGLLAALTCVLAKLVFTTRKKDGGKSLIWSKGLLMETLWQAFRTLVSDYFMEMTTGSFLFVIWMKLMGSEVELSHHQGVYVDSNGVLLNPEMIEIEGGGCIGKEALLFGHIYEGEGEVKFGKVRIGEGSFVGSRAVAMPGVVVESGCCLNALSLAMKEEIVKSR; encoded by the exons ATGAAGCAAGGTGACAGAGTTCTCCTAGTTTATGTTCCGGGGCTTGACTTTATTGATGCCTTCTTTGGGTGCTTAAGATCTGGAGTATTGCCTGTCCCGGTACTTCCATCAGATCCAATGCAAAGAGGAGGACAAGCACTACTCAAGATTGAAAACATTGCTAAATCATGCAATGCAGTGGCCATTTTGTCGACTGCAGGTTATCATGCAGCTGTTCGAGCAGGCTCCGTGAAGAATCTGATATCACTTAACCGTAAAAATGGAACAAGCTCCGCTCGTTGGCCTAATCTTCCATGGATACACACAGACTCTTGGGTTAAGAATGCTAAAGAAATGCATTCAAATAGCAATGACAAGTTTGAGCCCCAACCGGACAATGTATGCTTTCTACAATTCACATCAGGGTCAACAGGAGATGCTAAAGGAGTTATGATAACTCATGGTGGCTTAATCCATAACGTGAAGTTAATGCGGAAAGTATACAAAAGCACATCAAACACAGTACTAATAAGCTGGCTTCCTCAGTACCATGATATGGGACTTATCGGTGGCCTTTTTACAGCTTTAGTAAGTGGAGGATCAGCAGTTTTGTTTTCTCCGATGACATTCATCAGGAACCCTCTCATGTGGCTCGAGACGATGAGCAAGTACAAAGCAACTCACAGTGCTGGACCAAACTTTGCGTTTGAGCTCGTTGTCCGGAGGTTGGAGGCTAACAAAGAGAAGCAATGGAAGTATGATCTTTCATCACTCAAATTTCTAATGGTTGCTGCTGAACCAGTAAGGCATAAAACTCTCAAGAATTTTGTTGAGCTCACGAGACCTTTTGGTCTTTCCCAAAGAGTGATGGCTCCTGGATATGGATTGGCAGAAAACTGTGTGTTTGTAAGCTGTGCTTATGGGGAAGGAAAACCAATCTTGGTGGATTGGCAAAGAAGAGTAGGTTGCGGCTACGCGAATCAAAATGAGGCGGATGTTGATATCAAAATAGTTGATCCGGAAAGTGGCAAGGAGCATGATGAATCCGGAAGGGAAGGAGAAATATGGATCAGCAGTCCTAGTGCAGGCATTGGATACTGGGGCAGGGAGGAACTGACTGAGAAAACTTTCAGAAACAAGCTCGGTTCGCATTCTGAAAAGGTATACACAAGAACTGGAGACCTTGGAAGGATAATTGATGGGAATTTGTTTATAACTGGAAGAATCAAGGACCTCATTATAGTTGCTGGAAGAAATATTTACCCGTCAGACATAGAAAAGACTGTCGAAAGCTCATCTGAAATCCTCCGCCCGGGTTGTTGTGCTGTTATTGGAGTTCCAGAAGAGACCTTATCCAGCAAAGGAGTGCCAGTACCTGATCACTCTGACCAGGTTGGCTTAGTTGTCATTGCAGAAGTAAGAGATGGTAAACCTGTTAGCAAAGACGTTGCCGAGGAAATTAAGGCAAGAGTTGCTGAAGAACATGGTGTTACTTTGGCTTCTGTTAAGCTGATCAAGCCAAAAACTATCAGCAAAACAACATCTGGAAAGATAAAGAGATTTGAGTGCTTGAAACAATTCATTGATGGAACACTGGATGTGGTTCCAGATCAAATCTCATCAAAGCGAAAGCTTCTTAGATCTTTTACCACAGGTTCTTGCAGGGAGGGAAATACACCAAGGCCACATTTGAATACAACATCCCTTTCACCAACTCCAAGActgaataaaaatgaaattgtcGAGTTCCTGAAGGGACTCGTATCAGAGCAGACAGGAATCTCTATCAGCAAGATTACTACTACTGAAAGTTTAGTATCTTATGGTATTGATTCTATTGGTGTAGTCAGGGCAGCTCAAAAACTCTCAGATTTTCTTGGAGTGCAAGTTGGTGCAATCGATATCTTCACAGCAACTTGCATTGAGGACTTGGCAAGCTTCACAGAGGATTTGGTTATAAAATCTCGACCTCACGATGCCACAAATCCTTCTTATCTTCCAGACTACTCAGAGGATGATTCCTGTAATTTGGTGGCTGAAGAAGTTTCCCCATCCCATCGATTCGGTATCATTCTATTGCAACTTCTTGCTCTTGTCTATGCCATTTTCATGCTGGTCCTTCCTGCATACTCATCCATATCTGTCTTTAAGAACCTGATTTTGACAAATCCAACTCTAGTGACTTCATTTCCTTGGGCTGGTTATGCAATTTCCTTGGTGTTTGCACCATTTGCCTGGCTTCTATGCATATCTACCACCTGCATATGCATCGGTACTCTTGGAAATTTGGTCCTTCAACCAAATTATTCCCTGACCCCAGAGGCGTCCATCTGGTCATTAGATTTTGTTAAGTGGTGGGCTCTATATAAGGCACAAGAAATTTCATCTAAAGTTATGGCAGTGCATTTGAGAGGAACAGTATTTCTGAAATACTGGTTTCAAGTATTCGGAGCAAGGATAGGGTCATCGGTTGTACTGGATACCATCGATATCAGTGATCCAGCACTTGTTTTGATAGGAGATGGAGCTGTTATTGCAGAAGGAGCTTTAATTCAAGGCCATGAAGTGAAGAATGGAATCCTGAGTTTCCATCCAGTTAGAATTGGCAAAAACTGTTCAGTTGGTCCTTACGCTGTACTCCAGAAAGGAAGCATTTTGGCAGAAGGAACTGAGGTAGCATCATTACAGAAGacagcatcatcaaaatcaaacagtCGTAAGAAGGTGAGGACTTTGATCTCAAAT GTCACTGAACCGGCAAATGAAACAGAACATGGTCTCATTACAGCTACGTATCACTTGATGGGAATCTACATTGTCGGATTCATAAGCGCCCTCTCAGGAGCTATCCTTTATTTCTTGTACATACTGTTAGCTCAAAAATCTCCATCTCTTCATCACTTCTCCTTAATATGTCTCTCTGGAGCATTCCATTGGTTTCCGTTCACTATCATCGCTTACTTGGCCATTATTTCTAGTACCTCTTCAAGTCCAATAATCTTCGGTATCTCAGTTGCAACTGTCTACCTGGCTCATGGCTTGATTTTGAGCATCCTTACCATATTTGTAAACAATTTTCTCTTACAAAACACAGATGATTCACTGAGAATATGGTTGAAACATAGAATTAACATTGCCTGTCATCTCAGATTTGCTAAACTCCTTTCTGGAACTGAAGCTTTCTGCATGTACTTGAGACTCTTGGGTGCAAAAGTTGGAAACCATTGTTCTATCCGAGCCATCAACGCGGTTTCTGATCCGAAATTGATGTCACTAGGTGAAGGTGTCCATCTAGGTGACTTCAGCAGGATTATAACCGGCTTCTATTCCTCGAGTGGATACACGAGTGGAATAGTTGAGGTACAAGACAATTCAGTTGTTGGGAGCCAAAGTGTTGTCCTTCCAAGATCACTTATCCAAGAAAATGTTATTCTTGGTGCACTTTCAGTTGCTCCAATGAATTCTGTTCTTCAAAGTGGTGGCATTTACGTCGGATCTCAATCCCCGGTCATGATAAAGAGCACACGACATGCCATGGATGAAAGGATAGAAGAGATGGATCCAAAATACAAGAAGATAGTTGGCAATCTAGCTGCAAACCTGGCTGCAACTACTCTCAAGGTTAAAACAAGATACTTCCATAGAATTGGTGTTAGTGGAAAGGGAATGCTAAGAATGTATGACAACATCAAAGGATTTCCAGACCATAAAATCTTTGGATCTGGCAAACAATATCCTGTCATAGTCCGGCACAGCAACAGCTTAAGTGCCGATGATGATGCAAGGCTCGATGCTCGTGGTGCTGCATTGAGAATACTCTCTGATCATGCGAATTTTGATGATGAAAAACCACTTCTAGATTTGACATTGAAGACAGGGGAAGCATTCTATGCTCGGACTATCTCTGACTTCGCGACATGGCTTGTTTGTGGCTTAGCAGCAAGGGAGGAGCACGTGAAACGCGTTCCACATGTTTGCGATGCAGTATGGACATCACTACGTGATTCAAACTCATATACAGAGATGCATTATTACTCAAATATATGCAGGCTTTTCAGGTTCACAGATGAACAGGAAATGTATGTGAAGTTTAAGTTGAGGCCTTGTGATGAAAACATTGGAAAAGATTCTGGTAAAGTTGAGCCTATTGGAATACTTCCTCCAGAAACAGGTGCAATTCCTAGGAAAGATAACGACACACGCCCGTTACTTTTCCTTGTTGATGATTTCAAGAAAAGGGTAAGTTCACAAGGCGGCGTTCGCTACATTTTCCAACTACAATTCAGAACCGTGCCTAAGGATGAAGCAACACAAGACATTGCACTTGACTGCACTAGGCCATGGGATGAAGCTGAATTCCCATATGTGGATGTTGGAGAAATCTTCATTGATCAGAACCTCACCAAAGAACAATCAGAGCAGCTGGAATTCAACCCCTTTCTTCGATGCCACGAGATTGATGTTGTGAAGGCAACATCAGCCTCTCAAAGTGCATCCATCGATCACGGTCGTTCATTGATCTATGAAATTTGCCAACATCTGAGAAATGGTGAACCACTTCCAGAAGCCTGGAAGAACTTCATAGAACAATCAGATGTGAAAGTTGATCTCTCTGGTTGTCCAATTGCATCAGCAGCACTACAAGTGAAACAAGAAACTAGTCATCATCAGGAAGTAGCTCTATCAAGAACATGGTATCAAACTTCTTGGTCTACTTTTGCTCAGCCAATACTCCAAACATTCTTGCCATACTTTCTCTTGGCATATTCAATACATAGTCCTCTAACTTGGCTCATCTTTTCAACAACAAACCATCCACTATACTGGTTTTTCCCATTCTTTTGGATATCCTCAGGGCTACTAGCAGCATTGACTTGTGTGTTAGCAAAACTAGTTTTCACaacaagaaagaaagatggaGGAAAATCACTCATATGGAGCAAAGGACTACTAATGGAAACATTATGGCAAGCATTTAGGACACTTGTTAGTGACTATTTCATGGAAATGACAACAGGATCATTCTTGTTTGTCATTTGGATGAAACTTATGGGATCAGAAGTTGAATTAAGTCATCATCAAGGGGTTTATGTAGATAGCAATGGAGTTTTGTTGAATCCTGAAATGATAGAGATTGAAGGAGGTGGATGTATAGGCAAAGAAGCATTGTTATTTGGACATATATATGAAGGTGAAGGGGAAGTGAAATTTGGAAAAGTTAGAATAGGTGAAGGAAGTTTTGTGGGAAGTAGAGCTGTGGCAATGCCTGGTGTAGTAGTAGAAAGTGGTTGTTGTTTAAATGCTCTTTCACTTGCCATGAAAGAAGAAATTGTTAAGTCAAGATGa